One genomic window of Fusarium verticillioides 7600 chromosome 2, whole genome shotgun sequence includes the following:
- a CDS encoding CAMK/CAMKL protein kinase, with protein sequence MQALKGQAELVRKAKLARSYQELLDEFASHDLKSVGNYALGRLIGKGSFGKVYLASHKLTNGSKVVLKSANKGDSNLAREIHHHRQFIHPHIARLYEVIVTENMVWMVLEYCSGDELYNHLLEHGPLPVSKVQKIFTQLVGAVSYVHNQSCVHRDLKLENILFDKHENVKLVDFGFTREYEGRTNHLQTFCGTICYSAPEMLKGEKYAGEKVDVWSLGIILYALLCGELPFDDDDDNITRTKILSEDPKFPDNMPPEAIPLIKALLSKRPLLRPSLPEILSNSFLAEHAPTQRAILDVQQPPPFSTPLEKDCLQRMRSSGVNIDGVIESVLAQKCDALAGWWALLLEKEQRKMQRREKKRREREIDSRSIRRLSAASSRLERMAPILHEVDEANGTGRHLRLEPSNSRNRGRSERRSAHYVDYVVTDLPQLPEVGRDSGGMNEDGDHPPPPVDKDSIRSVSTSRQRRPIPPPKEGLIRSARSRGSTLHLVTTSDALASNASDEHHQHNGHGRPKRRPSQPLISHWKNMTHWLVESATRRRRGHARRTSQSTPDLHKKEGSTASRTQPTASLPKGVVANGQKTYQAGSSTQRTASGSLASPTIPPPRIATSYKRQSLSPSPLTPRSTVRRSSAGLRGRKSTSSSVSSVRSIHHHHHSHSKASSTSSAASFSTSMSKTPLQRGHSPHHSVKVLPATPTSHAFPSNIRLVRATPPTLNMFNEGMPSEGPPQAPGSPNPFASGIMFAKRKRNLFKGPTLNNFGGPSQSQRNSGSGSHSRSASASGLGRRSGEITIQEEDEGSEDDDDDDVEEVDVFSPVIGGPGERIEEQIFEENEPQPSLEPAPTIIQNKSEGPSTATAGKAPAT encoded by the exons ATGCAGGCCCTGAAAGGACAAGCAGAGCTTGTGCGCAAGGCAAAG CTTGCTCGCTCGTAtcaggagcttctcga CGAATTCGCGAGCCATGACCTCAAATCTGTTGGCAACTACGCTCTTGGGAGACTGATCGGGAAGGGATCTTTCGGAAAAGTCTACCTGGCGTCGCATAAACTGACCAATGGCTCCAAG GTCGTTCTCAAGTCTGCCAACAAGGGCGACTCGAACCTTGCACGAGAAATCCACCATCACCGGCAGTTCATACATCCACATATAGCAAGATTATACGAAGTTATTGTCACTGAAAACATGGTCTGGATGGTTCTGGAGTACTGTTCTG GCGATGAACTCTACAACCACCTACTCGAGCACGGTCCACTCCCTGTTTCGAAAGTGCAAAAGATCTTCACACAGCTCGTTGGCGCAGTTAGCTATGTTCACAATCAGTCATGTGTCCATCGAgacctgaagcttgagaacatCCTCTTCGACAAGCACGAAAACGTCAAACTGGTCGACTTCGGTTTCACAAGAGAGTACGAGGGGAGGACGAACCACCTACAAACGTTTTGCGGCACCATCTGCTATTCTGCACccgagatgctcaagggcGAAAAGTACGCTGGTGAAAAGGTTGATGTTTGGAGTTTGGGCATCATCCTCTATGCACTGCTGTGTGGTGAACTTCcctttgatgacgatgacgataaTATTACCCGGACCAAGATCCTGAGCGAGGATCCCAAATTTCCCGATAATATGCCCCCCGAGGCTATTCCTTTAATTAAGGCATTATTATCGAAAAGGCCATTGTTACGTCCATCGCTGCCCGAGATTCTTTCGAATTCATTCTTGGCTGAACATGCTCCGACACAGAGAGCCATTCTAGATGTCCAGCAACCGCCCCCTTTCTCGACGCCCTTGGAGAAGGATTGCTTACAGAGGATGCGAAGTTCTGGTGTCAATATTGACGGAGTGATTGAAAGCGTGTTGGCACAGAAGTGCGATGCTTTGGCTGGCTGGTGGGCTCTGTTATTAGAAAAGGAACAACGCAAGATGCAGCgcagggagaagaagagaagagaaagggagATCGACAGCCGCAGCATTCGACGGCTATCCGCGGCATCTAGTCGGCTAGAAAGAATGGCTCCAATCCTACACGAAGTTGACGAGGCGAACGGCACCGGGCGACATTTGAGACTTGAACCGTCAAACTCCCGAAACAGGGGGAGGAGCGAGCGACGAAGCGCACATTACGTCGACTATGTGGTAACTGACCTTCCACAGCTTCCAGAGGTTGGTAGGGACTCCGGAGGAATGAACGAAGATGGCGATCATCCTCCGCCACCTGTTGACAAAGACTCGATAAGGTCCGTGTCAACATCTCGCCAGCGCAGGCCTATTCCACCACCTAAGGAGGGTTTAATACGCAGTGCTCGGTCTCGAGGCTCTACTCTTCACCTTGTCACGACTTCGGACGCACTGGCTTCGAATGCTAGTGACGAACATCACCAGCACAACGGCCATGGGAGGCCAAAAAGGAGACCTAGTCAACCACTGATATCCCACTGGAAGAATATGACACATTGGCTTGTCGAAAGTGCGACAAGGAGGAGACGTGGCCACGCCAGGCGAACCAGCCAGAGCACCCCCGACCTACACAAGAAGGAGGGGAGCACAGCGAGCA GAACACAGCCAACTGCTTCACTGCCGAAGGGAGTCGTGGCTAACGGCCAGAAGACCTATCAGGCTGGGAGCAGTACCCAGCGAACGGCATCGGGAAGCCTGGCGTCACCAACAATTCCGCCACCTCGGATCGCAACATCGTACAAACGACAGTCATtgtctccttctcctcttaCACCGAGATCGACTGTCAGGCGGTCGTCAGCTGGACTTCGGGGCCGAAAGTCGACATCATCCTCGGTATCCTCTGTtcgatccatccatcatcaccatcactcGCATTCCAAGGCGTCGTCTACGAGCTCCGCTGCTTCGTTCTCTACTTCGATGTCCAAGACACCTCTTCAACGAGGGCATTCACCACACCACTCAGTCAAGGTGCTTCCAGCAACACCCACGTCGCATGCCTTCCCATCCAATATTCGTCTCGTGCGAGCGACTCCGCCGACTCTGAATATGTTCAATGAAGGCATGCCATCCGAAGGTCCCCCACAAGCTCCAGGTTCGCCTAACCCTTTTGCATCAGGCATCATGTTCGCCAAGCGGAAACGGAATTTGTTCAAGGGCCCGACACTAAACAATTTTGGTGGGCCCTCTCAAAGCCAACGCAACAGTGGCTCCGGTTCGCATTCCCGCAGCGCTAGTGCCTCTGGCCTGGGACGCCGATCTGGAGAAATCACgattcaagaagaagacgaggggtccgaagacgacgacgacgacgatgtcgaagaagttgatgttTTTAGTCCGGTGATAGGTGGCCCGGGGGAGCGGATCGAGGAGCAGATCTTTGAAGAGAATGAGCCTCAGCCGAGCCTAGAACCAGCGCCAACCATCATTCAAAACAAGTCAGAAGGCCCGTCCACGGCCACTGCGGGGAAGGCACCTGCGACTTGA
- a CDS encoding CAMK/CAMKL protein kinase, with amino-acid sequence MQALKGQAELVRKAKLARSYQELLDEFASHDLKSVGNYALGRLIGKGSFGKVYLASHKLTNGSKVVLKSANKGDSNLAREIHHHRQFIHPHIARLYEVIVTENMVWMVLEYCSGDELYNHLLEHGPLPVSKVQKIFTQLVGAVSYVHNQSCVHRDLKLENILFDKHENVKLVDFGFTREYEGRTNHLQTFCGTICYSAPEMLKGEKYAGEKVDVWSLGIILYALLCGELPFDDDDDNITRTKILSEDPKFPDNMPPEAIPLIKALLSKRPLLRPSLPEILSNSFLAEHAPTQRAILDVQQPPPFSTPLEKDCLQRMRSSGVNIDGVIESVLAQKCDALAGWWALLLEKEQRKMQRREKKRREREIDSRSIRRLSAASSRLERMAPILHEVDEANGTGRHLRLEPSNSRNRGRSERRSAHYVDYVVTDLPQLPEVGRDSGGMNEDGDHPPPPVDKDSIRSVSTSRQRRPIPPPKEGLIRSARSRGSTLHLVTTSDALASNASDEHHQHNGHGRPKRRPSQPLISHWKNMTHWLVESATRRRRGHARRTSQSTPDLHKKEGSTASSKDGSSRPQTSKYPNSTSPGTQPTASLPKGVVANGQKTYQAGSSTQRTASGSLASPTIPPPRIATSYKRQSLSPSPLTPRSTVRRSSAGLRGRKSTSSSVSSVRSIHHHHHSHSKASSTSSAASFSTSMSKTPLQRGHSPHHSVKVLPATPTSHAFPSNIRLVRATPPTLNMFNEGIMFAKRKRNLFKGPTLNNFGGPSQSQRNSGSGSHSRSASASGLGRRSGEITIQEEDEGSEDDDDDDVEEVDVFSPVIGGPGERIEEQIFEENEPQPSLEPAPTIIQNKSEGPSTATAGKAPAT; translated from the exons ATGCAGGCCCTGAAAGGACAAGCAGAGCTTGTGCGCAAGGCAAAG CTTGCTCGCTCGTAtcaggagcttctcga CGAATTCGCGAGCCATGACCTCAAATCTGTTGGCAACTACGCTCTTGGGAGACTGATCGGGAAGGGATCTTTCGGAAAAGTCTACCTGGCGTCGCATAAACTGACCAATGGCTCCAAG GTCGTTCTCAAGTCTGCCAACAAGGGCGACTCGAACCTTGCACGAGAAATCCACCATCACCGGCAGTTCATACATCCACATATAGCAAGATTATACGAAGTTATTGTCACTGAAAACATGGTCTGGATGGTTCTGGAGTACTGTTCTG GCGATGAACTCTACAACCACCTACTCGAGCACGGTCCACTCCCTGTTTCGAAAGTGCAAAAGATCTTCACACAGCTCGTTGGCGCAGTTAGCTATGTTCACAATCAGTCATGTGTCCATCGAgacctgaagcttgagaacatCCTCTTCGACAAGCACGAAAACGTCAAACTGGTCGACTTCGGTTTCACAAGAGAGTACGAGGGGAGGACGAACCACCTACAAACGTTTTGCGGCACCATCTGCTATTCTGCACccgagatgctcaagggcGAAAAGTACGCTGGTGAAAAGGTTGATGTTTGGAGTTTGGGCATCATCCTCTATGCACTGCTGTGTGGTGAACTTCcctttgatgacgatgacgataaTATTACCCGGACCAAGATCCTGAGCGAGGATCCCAAATTTCCCGATAATATGCCCCCCGAGGCTATTCCTTTAATTAAGGCATTATTATCGAAAAGGCCATTGTTACGTCCATCGCTGCCCGAGATTCTTTCGAATTCATTCTTGGCTGAACATGCTCCGACACAGAGAGCCATTCTAGATGTCCAGCAACCGCCCCCTTTCTCGACGCCCTTGGAGAAGGATTGCTTACAGAGGATGCGAAGTTCTGGTGTCAATATTGACGGAGTGATTGAAAGCGTGTTGGCACAGAAGTGCGATGCTTTGGCTGGCTGGTGGGCTCTGTTATTAGAAAAGGAACAACGCAAGATGCAGCgcagggagaagaagagaagagaaagggagATCGACAGCCGCAGCATTCGACGGCTATCCGCGGCATCTAGTCGGCTAGAAAGAATGGCTCCAATCCTACACGAAGTTGACGAGGCGAACGGCACCGGGCGACATTTGAGACTTGAACCGTCAAACTCCCGAAACAGGGGGAGGAGCGAGCGACGAAGCGCACATTACGTCGACTATGTGGTAACTGACCTTCCACAGCTTCCAGAGGTTGGTAGGGACTCCGGAGGAATGAACGAAGATGGCGATCATCCTCCGCCACCTGTTGACAAAGACTCGATAAGGTCCGTGTCAACATCTCGCCAGCGCAGGCCTATTCCACCACCTAAGGAGGGTTTAATACGCAGTGCTCGGTCTCGAGGCTCTACTCTTCACCTTGTCACGACTTCGGACGCACTGGCTTCGAATGCTAGTGACGAACATCACCAGCACAACGGCCATGGGAGGCCAAAAAGGAGACCTAGTCAACCACTGATATCCCACTGGAAGAATATGACACATTGGCTTGTCGAAAGTGCGACAAGGAGGAGACGTGGCCACGCCAGGCGAACCAGCCAGAGCACCCCCGACCTACACAAGAAGGAGGGGAGCACAGCGAGCAGTAAAGATGGGAGTTCGCGACCACAGACAAGCAAATATCCTAACTCTACCTCGCCAGGAACACAGCCAACTGCTTCACTGCCGAAGGGAGTCGTGGCTAACGGCCAGAAGACCTATCAGGCTGGGAGCAGTACCCAGCGAACGGCATCGGGAAGCCTGGCGTCACCAACAATTCCGCCACCTCGGATCGCAACATCGTACAAACGACAGTCATtgtctccttctcctcttaCACCGAGATCGACTGTCAGGCGGTCGTCAGCTGGACTTCGGGGCCGAAAGTCGACATCATCCTCGGTATCCTCTGTtcgatccatccatcatcaccatcactcGCATTCCAAGGCGTCGTCTACGAGCTCCGCTGCTTCGTTCTCTACTTCGATGTCCAAGACACCTCTTCAACGAGGGCATTCACCACACCACTCAGTCAAGGTGCTTCCAGCAACACCCACGTCGCATGCCTTCCCATCCAATATTCGTCTCGTGCGAGCGACTCCGCCGACTCTGAATATGTTCAATGAAG GCATCATGTTCGCCAAGCGGAAACGGAATTTGTTCAAGGGCCCGACACTAAACAATTTTGGTGGGCCCTCTCAAAGCCAACGCAACAGTGGCTCCGGTTCGCATTCCCGCAGCGCTAGTGCCTCTGGCCTGGGACGCCGATCTGGAGAAATCACgattcaagaagaagacgaggggtccgaagacgacgacgacgacgatgtcgaagaagttgatgttTTTAGTCCGGTGATAGGTGGCCCGGGGGAGCGGATCGAGGAGCAGATCTTTGAAGAGAATGAGCCTCAGCCGAGCCTAGAACCAGCGCCAACCATCATTCAAAACAAGTCAGAAGGCCCGTCCACGGCCACTGCGGGGAAGGCACCTGCGACTTGA
- a CDS encoding protein farnesyltransferase/geranylgeranyltransferase type-1 subunit alpha, whose translation MSGTGDPLLDKQQHIKYWQRCHKTYLPSPYTAYDSTRLTFACFTISALDLLSVPLTHTERAAIRWWVLSLQHPEGGFCGSSTHALPAQEAYKGTANIAATFFALVLLGLAADGEDEARTAFSGVDRVRLLKWLNMLQRKDGSFGQVFWDGKILGGRDMRHSYLASCIRWMLRGDVKEGDEGWVEDLNIDEMIAHINRGQTYDGGVAESSQHESHAGYAYCAIGALSLLDRPLDFTTPHPPEEALKRGVPNRDGLLHFLASRPFAYLAKEEEEDEAEENFLESKAGELDLGHIGFNGRWNKKADTCYCWWVGGTLEMLGNSSIINVIPSRRYLLDITQHRIGGFSKSVGGPPDMYHSYLGLAALATMGDNDLKEFDVGLCCSQETTRKIQKARDGLIESTRRNGKAWCDDGFW comes from the exons ATGTCGGGAACGGGTGATCCCTTGCTGGATAAGCAACAGCACATCAAGTATTGGCAGCGCTGTCATAAAACATATCTCCCGTCCCCTTACACAGCCTACGACTCGACCCGCCTTACTTTCGCTTGCTTCACCATCTCAGCGCTTGACCTTCTCTCTGTTCCGCTCACCCATACTGAACGTGCTGCTATCCGTTGGTGGGTTCTCAGTCTGCAGCATCCAGAAGGTGGCTTTTGTGGAAGTTCAACGCACGCATtaccagctcaagaagcaTACAAGGGCACAGCAAATATCGCAGCTACCTTTTTTGCGCTTGTACTGTTGGGTCTGGCggccgatggcgaggatgaggcgAGGACAGCTTTCAGCGGGGTGGACAGAGTACGGTTGTTGAAGTGGCTGAATATGCTTCAGAGAAAGGATGGGAGTTTCGGGCAAGTTTTTTGGGATGGAAAGATTTTGGGTGGCAGAGATATGAGACACAGCTATCTAGCGAGCTGTATtcgatggatgttgagaggAGATGTGAAGGAAGGCGATGAGGGCTGGGTGGAGGATCTGAAcattgatgaaatgattGCTCACATTAACAGAGGCCAG ACATATGACGGTGGAGTGGCAGAATCGTCGCAGCACGAATCCCATG CTGGGTATGCATACTGCGCGATAGGTGCGCTGTCGCTTTTAGACAGGCCACTAGACTTCACAACACCGCATCCTCCCGAAGAGGCACTGAAACGGGGCGTCCCGAATCGTGATGGGCTCCTACACTTTCTCGCCTCCCGCCCCTTCGCCTACCTcgccaaggaagaggaagaagatgaagctgaggaaaATTTTCTCGAGTCAAAGGCCGGTGAGCTCGATCTTGGTCACATCGGATTCAACGGTCGATGGAACAAGAAGGCCGATACGTGCTACTGTTGGTGGGTTGGCGGTACACTTGAA ATGTTAGGGAATTCtagcatcatcaacgtcaTTCCTTCGCGACGTtatcttcttgatatcacaCAGCATCGCATTGGCGGTTTCTCCAAGTCCGTTGGAGGGCCTCCGGATATGTACCACTCGTATCTCGGTCTAGCTGCATTGGCGACCATGGGCGACAATGATCTAAAAGAATTCGACGTGGGACTATGCTGCAGTCAAGAGACGACGAGGAAAATACAAAAGGCGAGGGACGGACTCATAGAGAGCACGAGACGGAATGGGAAAGCCTGGTgtgacgatggcttctggtAG
- a CDS encoding CAMK/CAMKL protein kinase, with translation MQALKGQAELVRKAKLARSYQELLDEFASHDLKSVGNYALGRLIGKGSFGKVYLASHKLTNGSKVVLKSANKGDSNLAREIHHHRQFIHPHIARLYEVIVTENMVWMVLEYCSGDELYNHLLEHGPLPVSKVQKIFTQLVGAVSYVHNQSCVHRDLKLENILFDKHENVKLVDFGFTREYEGRTNHLQTFCGTICYSAPEMLKGEKYAGEKVDVWSLGIILYALLCGELPFDDDDDNITRTKILSEDPKFPDNMPPEAIPLIKALLSKRPLLRPSLPEILSNSFLAEHAPTQRAILDVQQPPPFSTPLEKDCLQRMRSSGVNIDGVIESVLAQKCDALAGWWALLLEKEQRKMQRREKKRREREIDSRSIRRLSAASSRLERMAPILHEVDEANGTGRHLRLEPSNSRNRGRSERRSAHYVDYVVTDLPQLPEVGRDSGGMNEDGDHPPPPVDKDSIRSVSTSRQRRPIPPPKEGLIRSARSRGSTLHLVTTSDALASNASDEHHQHNGHGRPKRRPSQPLISHWKNMTHWLVESATRRRRGHARRTSQSTPDLHKKEGSTASSKDGSSRPQTSKYPNSTSPGTQPTASLPKGVVANGQKTYQAGSSTQRTASGSLASPTIPPPRIATSYKRQSLSPSPLTPRSTVRRSSAGLRGRKSTSSSVSSVRSIHHHHHSHSKASSTSSAASFSTSMSKTPLQRGHSPHHSVKVLPATPTSHAFPSNIRLVRATPPTLNMFNEGMPSEGPPQAPGSPNPFASGIMFAKRKRNLFKGPTLNNFGGPSQSQRNSGSGSHSRSASASGLGRRSGEITIQEEDEGSEDDDDDDVEEVDVFSPVIGGPGERIEEQIFEENEPQPSLEPAPTIIQNKSEGPSTATAGKAPAT, from the exons ATGCAGGCCCTGAAAGGACAAGCAGAGCTTGTGCGCAAGGCAAAG CTTGCTCGCTCGTAtcaggagcttctcga CGAATTCGCGAGCCATGACCTCAAATCTGTTGGCAACTACGCTCTTGGGAGACTGATCGGGAAGGGATCTTTCGGAAAAGTCTACCTGGCGTCGCATAAACTGACCAATGGCTCCAAG GTCGTTCTCAAGTCTGCCAACAAGGGCGACTCGAACCTTGCACGAGAAATCCACCATCACCGGCAGTTCATACATCCACATATAGCAAGATTATACGAAGTTATTGTCACTGAAAACATGGTCTGGATGGTTCTGGAGTACTGTTCTG GCGATGAACTCTACAACCACCTACTCGAGCACGGTCCACTCCCTGTTTCGAAAGTGCAAAAGATCTTCACACAGCTCGTTGGCGCAGTTAGCTATGTTCACAATCAGTCATGTGTCCATCGAgacctgaagcttgagaacatCCTCTTCGACAAGCACGAAAACGTCAAACTGGTCGACTTCGGTTTCACAAGAGAGTACGAGGGGAGGACGAACCACCTACAAACGTTTTGCGGCACCATCTGCTATTCTGCACccgagatgctcaagggcGAAAAGTACGCTGGTGAAAAGGTTGATGTTTGGAGTTTGGGCATCATCCTCTATGCACTGCTGTGTGGTGAACTTCcctttgatgacgatgacgataaTATTACCCGGACCAAGATCCTGAGCGAGGATCCCAAATTTCCCGATAATATGCCCCCCGAGGCTATTCCTTTAATTAAGGCATTATTATCGAAAAGGCCATTGTTACGTCCATCGCTGCCCGAGATTCTTTCGAATTCATTCTTGGCTGAACATGCTCCGACACAGAGAGCCATTCTAGATGTCCAGCAACCGCCCCCTTTCTCGACGCCCTTGGAGAAGGATTGCTTACAGAGGATGCGAAGTTCTGGTGTCAATATTGACGGAGTGATTGAAAGCGTGTTGGCACAGAAGTGCGATGCTTTGGCTGGCTGGTGGGCTCTGTTATTAGAAAAGGAACAACGCAAGATGCAGCgcagggagaagaagagaagagaaagggagATCGACAGCCGCAGCATTCGACGGCTATCCGCGGCATCTAGTCGGCTAGAAAGAATGGCTCCAATCCTACACGAAGTTGACGAGGCGAACGGCACCGGGCGACATTTGAGACTTGAACCGTCAAACTCCCGAAACAGGGGGAGGAGCGAGCGACGAAGCGCACATTACGTCGACTATGTGGTAACTGACCTTCCACAGCTTCCAGAGGTTGGTAGGGACTCCGGAGGAATGAACGAAGATGGCGATCATCCTCCGCCACCTGTTGACAAAGACTCGATAAGGTCCGTGTCAACATCTCGCCAGCGCAGGCCTATTCCACCACCTAAGGAGGGTTTAATACGCAGTGCTCGGTCTCGAGGCTCTACTCTTCACCTTGTCACGACTTCGGACGCACTGGCTTCGAATGCTAGTGACGAACATCACCAGCACAACGGCCATGGGAGGCCAAAAAGGAGACCTAGTCAACCACTGATATCCCACTGGAAGAATATGACACATTGGCTTGTCGAAAGTGCGACAAGGAGGAGACGTGGCCACGCCAGGCGAACCAGCCAGAGCACCCCCGACCTACACAAGAAGGAGGGGAGCACAGCGAGCAGTAAAGATGGGAGTTCGCGACCACAGACAAGCAAATATCCTAACTCTACCTCGCCAGGAACACAGCCAACTGCTTCACTGCCGAAGGGAGTCGTGGCTAACGGCCAGAAGACCTATCAGGCTGGGAGCAGTACCCAGCGAACGGCATCGGGAAGCCTGGCGTCACCAACAATTCCGCCACCTCGGATCGCAACATCGTACAAACGACAGTCATtgtctccttctcctcttaCACCGAGATCGACTGTCAGGCGGTCGTCAGCTGGACTTCGGGGCCGAAAGTCGACATCATCCTCGGTATCCTCTGTtcgatccatccatcatcaccatcactcGCATTCCAAGGCGTCGTCTACGAGCTCCGCTGCTTCGTTCTCTACTTCGATGTCCAAGACACCTCTTCAACGAGGGCATTCACCACACCACTCAGTCAAGGTGCTTCCAGCAACACCCACGTCGCATGCCTTCCCATCCAATATTCGTCTCGTGCGAGCGACTCCGCCGACTCTGAATATGTTCAATGAAGGCATGCCATCCGAAGGTCCCCCACAAGCTCCAGGTTCGCCTAACCCTTTTGCATCAGGCATCATGTTCGCCAAGCGGAAACGGAATTTGTTCAAGGGCCCGACACTAAACAATTTTGGTGGGCCCTCTCAAAGCCAACGCAACAGTGGCTCCGGTTCGCATTCCCGCAGCGCTAGTGCCTCTGGCCTGGGACGCCGATCTGGAGAAATCACgattcaagaagaagacgaggggtccgaagacgacgacgacgacgatgtcgaagaagttgatgttTTTAGTCCGGTGATAGGTGGCCCGGGGGAGCGGATCGAGGAGCAGATCTTTGAAGAGAATGAGCCTCAGCCGAGCCTAGAACCAGCGCCAACCATCATTCAAAACAAGTCAGAAGGCCCGTCCACGGCCACTGCGGGGAAGGCACCTGCGACTTGA
- a CDS encoding protein farnesyltransferase/geranylgeranyltransferase type-1 subunit alpha — protein MSGTGDPLLDKQQHIKYWQRCHKTYLPSPYTAYDSTRLTFACFTISALDLLSVPLTHTERAAIRWWVLSLQHPEGGFCGSSTHALPAQEAYKGTANIAATFFALVLLGLAADGEDEARTAFSGVDRVRLLKWLNMLQRKDGSFGQVFWDGKILGGRDMRHSYLASCIRWMLRGDVKEGDEGWVEDLNIDEMIAHINRGQTYDGGVAESSQHESHAGYAYCAIGALSLLDRPLDFTTPHPPEEALKRGVPNRDGLLHFLASRPFAYLAKEEEEDEAEENFLESKAGELDLGHIGFNGRWNKKADTCYCWWVGGTLEVSSPCLLEQSTGLTRLPDVREF, from the exons ATGTCGGGAACGGGTGATCCCTTGCTGGATAAGCAACAGCACATCAAGTATTGGCAGCGCTGTCATAAAACATATCTCCCGTCCCCTTACACAGCCTACGACTCGACCCGCCTTACTTTCGCTTGCTTCACCATCTCAGCGCTTGACCTTCTCTCTGTTCCGCTCACCCATACTGAACGTGCTGCTATCCGTTGGTGGGTTCTCAGTCTGCAGCATCCAGAAGGTGGCTTTTGTGGAAGTTCAACGCACGCATtaccagctcaagaagcaTACAAGGGCACAGCAAATATCGCAGCTACCTTTTTTGCGCTTGTACTGTTGGGTCTGGCggccgatggcgaggatgaggcgAGGACAGCTTTCAGCGGGGTGGACAGAGTACGGTTGTTGAAGTGGCTGAATATGCTTCAGAGAAAGGATGGGAGTTTCGGGCAAGTTTTTTGGGATGGAAAGATTTTGGGTGGCAGAGATATGAGACACAGCTATCTAGCGAGCTGTATtcgatggatgttgagaggAGATGTGAAGGAAGGCGATGAGGGCTGGGTGGAGGATCTGAAcattgatgaaatgattGCTCACATTAACAGAGGCCAG ACATATGACGGTGGAGTGGCAGAATCGTCGCAGCACGAATCCCATG CTGGGTATGCATACTGCGCGATAGGTGCGCTGTCGCTTTTAGACAGGCCACTAGACTTCACAACACCGCATCCTCCCGAAGAGGCACTGAAACGGGGCGTCCCGAATCGTGATGGGCTCCTACACTTTCTCGCCTCCCGCCCCTTCGCCTACCTcgccaaggaagaggaagaagatgaagctgaggaaaATTTTCTCGAGTCAAAGGCCGGTGAGCTCGATCTTGGTCACATCGGATTCAACGGTCGATGGAACAAGAAGGCCGATACGTGCTACTGTTGGTGGGTTGGCGGTACACTTGAAGTAAGTTCCCCATGTCTCCTTGAACAGAGCACAGGACTTACTCGTCTTCCAGATGTTAGGGAATTCtag